From the Peromyscus leucopus breed LL Stock chromosome 8b, UCI_PerLeu_2.1, whole genome shotgun sequence genome, one window contains:
- the Krt35 gene encoding keratin, type I cuticular Ha5 encodes MASKCLKASFSSGSLKSPGKAGGGSSRMTTMYSSSSCKLPSLSRGARSFSVCSAGLGRNNYRVSSCLPALCLPTGGFATSYGTSGGWFGEGILTGNEKETMQVLNDRLASYLEKVRQLEKENASLESRIREWCEQQVPYMCPDYQSYFRTMEELQKKTLCSKAENARLVVQIDNAKLAADDFRTKYETEVSLRQLVEADINGLRRILDDLTLCKADLEAQVESLKEELLCLKKNHEEEVNSLRCQLGDRLNVEVDAAPPVDLNRVLEEMRCQYETLVENNRRDAEDWYDTQTEELNQQVVSSSEQLQSCQADIIDLRRTVNSLEIELQAQQSMRDALDSTLVETEARYSSQLAQMQCMIGSVESQLGEIRADLERQNQEYQVLLDVRARLECEINTYRGLLESEDSKLPCNPCAPDYSPSKSCLPCLPAVSCSSGAARATNSPRPVCVPCPGGRF; translated from the exons ATGGCTTCCAAATGCCTCAAGGCCAGCTTCTCCTCTGGATCCCTCAAGAGCCCAGGTAAAGCTGGAGGAGGATCCTCTCGAATGACCACAATGTACTCCAGCAGCTCTTGCAAGCTGCCAAGTCTTTCCCGGGGAGcccggagtttctctgtgtgttctgcTGGCCTGGGTAGAAACAATTACAGGGTTTCCAGCTGCCTTCCAGCTCTCTGCCTTCCCACGGGAGGCTTTGCCACCAGCTACGGTACCAGTGGAGGTTGGTTTGGGGAGGGCATCCTCACTGGCAATGAGAAGGAGACCATGCAGGTCCTGAATGACCGCCTGGCCAGCTATCTGGAGAAGGTGCGGCAGCTGGAAAAGGAGAATGCCAGCCTGGAGAGCCGCATCCGAGAGTGGTGTGAGCAGCAGGTGCCCTATATGTGTCCCGACTACCAGTCTTACTTCCGGACCATGGAGGAGCTCCAGAAGAAG ACGCTTTGTAGCAAGGCAGAGAATGCCAGGCTGGTGGTGCAGATCGACAATGCCAAGCTGGCTGCCGATGACTTCAGGACCAA GTACGAGACGGAGGTTTCCCTGCGGCAGCTGGTAGAGGCGGACATCAATGGTCTGCGCAGGATCCTGGATGACCTGACTCTGTGCAAGGCTGACCTGGAAGCACAGGTGGAGTCTCTGAAGGAAGAATTGCTCTGCCTCAAGAAGAATCATGAGGAG GAAGTGAACTCACTGCGCTGCCAGCTTGGCGATCGGCTCAACGTTGAGGTGGATGCTGCTCCACCTGTTGATCTGAACCGTGTTCTGGAGGAGATGAGGTGCCAGTATGAGACCTTGGTGGAGAATAACCGGAGGGATGCAGAAGACTGGTATGACACCCAG ACCGAGGAGCTGAATCAGCAGGTCGTGTCCAGCTCAGAGCAGTTGCAGTCCTGCCAGGCAGACATCATTGACTTGAGACGTACCGTCAACTCCCTAGAGATTGAGCTGCAGGCCCAGCAGAGCATG AGAGATGCTTTGGACTCCACCCTGGTAGAGACAGAAGCCCGCTACAGCTCCCAGCTGGCCCAGATGCAATGCATGATCGGCAGTGTGGAGTCCCAGCTTGGTGAGATCCGGGCTGACCTGGAGCGTCAGAACCAGGAGTACCAGGTGCTGCTGGACGTCCGGGCCCGGCTGGAGTGTGAGATCAACACGTACCGGGGCCTGCTGGAGAGTGAGGACAGCAA gCTTCCCTGCAACCCGTGTGCCCCTGACTACTCACCCTCCAAATCATGCCTCCCCTGCCTTCCAGCAGTCTCCTGCAGCTCCGGAGCAGCCCGTGCAACCAACAGCCCCCGCCCTGTCTGTGTTCCCTGCCCAGGGGGCAGGTTCTGA
- the LOC114706917 gene encoding keratin, type I cuticular Ha2: MTSSCCVTDTLSASLQSTSRPSSICSSNMGSRPELCLGYVCQPMQCMPSICMPTTYRPANGLSKTYLSSSCQPSNRRPTSCVSSSMGTYGLFCEGAFNGNEKETMQVLNDRLANYLEKVRQLERDNAELEGKIQDVYQTQVLTMCPDYQSYFQTIEELQQKVLCTKAENARMIVHIDNAKLAADDFRTKYETELSLRQLVEADTNGLRRILDELTLNKADLEAQVESLKEELLCLKRNHEEEVGVLRQQLGDRLNIEVDAAPPVDLTRMLEEMRCQYETMVETNHRDVEEWFNMQMEELNKQVATSSEQLQSYQSDIIDLRRTVNTLEIELQAQHSLRDSLENTLGETEARFTSQLSQMQCMITNVESQLANIRCDLERQNQEYKVLLDVKARLECEIDTYRGLLESEDSKLPCNPCSTPSCQPCAPSPGVSRSVCVPRTVCVPCSPAFRVATEASEHPSAGDPGGT; the protein is encoded by the exons ATGACATCCAGCTGCTGTGTCACTGACACCTTATCAGCCTCTCTCCAGAGCACTTCCCGACCTTCTTCCATCTGTTCCAGCAACATGGGCAGCAGGCCAGAGCTGTGCCTGGGTTATGTCTGTCAGCCCATGCAGTGCATGCCCTCCATCTGCATGCCTACCACCTACCGGCCAGCCAACGGCCTCTCCAAGACCTACCTGTCCAGCTCCTGCCAACCCAGCAACCGCCGGCCAACCAGTTGTGTCTCCAGCTCCATGGGTACCTATGGCCTGTTCTGTGAGGGTGCCTTCAATGGCAATGAGAAGGAGACCATGCAGGTCCTGAATGACCGCCTGGCCAACTACCTGGAGAAGGTGAGGCAGCTGGAGAGGGATAACGCAGAGCTGGAGGGCAAGATCCAAGATGTCTACCAGACACAGGTGCTGACCATGTGTCCCGACTACCAATCCTACTTCCAGACCATCGAGGAGCTTCAGCAGAAG GTTCTGTGCACTAAGGCAGAGAACGCCAGGATGATTGTGCACATTGACAATGCCAAGCTGGCTGCAGATGACTTCAGGACCAA GTATGAGACGGAGCTGTCCCTGAGGCAGCTGGTAGAAGCAGACACCAATGGCCTGCGCAGGATCCTGGATGAGCTGACCCTGAATAAAGCTGATCTGGAAGCTCAAGTAGAGTCCCTGAAGGAGGAGCTGCTGTGCCTTAAGAGGAACCATGAAGAG GAAGTTGGTGTCCTCCGACAACAGCTTGGGGACCGCCTGAACATTGAGGTAGATGCTGCACCCCCCGTGGACCTGACCAGGATGCTGGAGGAGATGAGATGTCAGTATGAGACCATGGTGGAGACCAACCACAGGGATGTAGAGGAATGGTTCAACATGCAG ATGGAAGAGCTTAACAAGCAGGTGGCCACAAGTTCTGAACAGCTTCAGAGCTACCAGTCAGACATTATTGATTTGAGACGAACGGTCAATACCCTGGAGATTGAACTGCAGGCTCAGCACAGCCTG AGAGACTCTCTGGAAAACACACTGGGGGAGACAGAGGCTCGCTTCACCTCCCAGCTTTCCCAGATGCAATGCATGATTACCAATGTGGAGTCCCAGCTGGCCAACATCCGCTGTGACCTGGAGAGACAGAACCAAGAGTACAAGGTGTTGCTGGATGTCAAGGCCCGGTTGGAGTGTGAGATCGACACGTACCGGGGCCTGCTGGAGAGTGAGGACAGCAA GCTCCCCTGTAACCCTTGCTCCACGCCCTCCTGCCAGCCTTGTGCACCCTCCCCTGGGGTGTCCCGCTCAGTCTGTGTGCCCCGCACTGTTTGTGTGCCTTGCTCGCCTGCCTTCAGAGTCGCTACTGAAGCCTCTGAGCATCCCTCCGCGGGTGATCCTGGGGGGACCTGA